The following proteins are encoded in a genomic region of Asterias amurensis chromosome 5, ASM3211899v1:
- the LOC139937508 gene encoding transmembrane protein 169-like, which produces MPKSPFKKKHVKFATEDDYSAIDGSSNKSNGESSESSLQSQNRLQTSENQRGKAETHHNLRSRPPGSQTSDIEIIVENEDGVMQPHYHHNHQDGTSEHCSGCHMLGQTTKHREIVTDDLSDDSDEESCGYSPQQGPHIILMTILCIPFVFVVALVVAGYLGVLTWYNIFLYYYDERGWIHRIVICPLLILSFPPVILVAALCIAVYSSFNQISWYMTSWRTSVTDLEKGFYAWLCFRIGLQECAPYEVITLDDEEEDGFGRTVSHAVSAM; this is translated from the coding sequence ATGCCTAAGTCACCCTTTAAAAAGAAGCACGTGAAGTTTGCCACTGAGGACGATTATTCAGCCATCGACGGATCGTCCAATAAATCAAATGGAGAATCGAGTGAGTCAAGCCTACAGTCACAAAATCGGTTGCAAACATCTGAGAACCAACGTGGCAAGGCAGAGACTCACCACAATTTACGCAGCAGGCCGCCCGGTTCCCAGACTTCTGATATTGAAATCATTGTTGAGAACGAGGATGGTGTGATGCAACCACACTATCACCACAATCACCAAGATGGCACATCAGAACACTGCAGTGGATGCCACATGTTAGGTCAGACAACTAAACATCGAGAAATCGTTACGGATGATCTATCCGATGACAGTGATGAGGAGAGTTGTGGATACAGCCCTCAGCAAGGCCCTCATATCATCTTGATGACCATCCTGTGTATTCCATTTGTGTTTGTGGTTGCGTTAGTTGTAGCAGGGTATCTGGGTGTGTTAACCTGGTACAACATTTTCCTTTATTACTACGATGAGAGAGGATGGATCCACCGCATCGTCATCTGCCCTCTTCTCATCCTGTCCTTTCCACCGGTCATCTTGGTTGCCGCACTCTGCATCGCTGTGTACTCCTCCTTCAATCAGATCTCGTGGTACATGACCTCCTGGAGGACATCAGTGACCGACTTGGAGAAAGGATTTTACGCATGGTTGTGTTTTCGAATCGGACTCCAAGAATGTGCTCCGTATGAGGTGATAACGTTGGATGATGAGGAAGAAGATGGATTCGGGAGGACAGTGTCTCATGCTGTCAGTGCTATGTGA